The following coding sequences lie in one Arachis ipaensis cultivar K30076 chromosome B05, Araip1.1, whole genome shotgun sequence genomic window:
- the LOC107642001 gene encoding heavy metal-associated isoprenylated plant protein 22, with the protein MGFLDNIPECFGAYSTKIKKKRMPKQTVNIRVKMDCEGCVRKVSDALEDLEGVESVDVNKKQQRVTVSGYVDPEEVLKEVNNTGKKADVWPFVQYNLVTFPYVREAYDIKAPTGFVRNVPQALGDPKSPEMKLMTFFNDDNPNACSIM; encoded by the exons ATGGGGTTTCTTGATAATATTCCAGAATGTTTCGGTGCTTACTCAACTAAGATTAAGAAGAAACGCATGCCCAAGCAG ACAGTTAATATCAGGGTGAAAATGGACTGTGAAGGCTGTGTCAGAAAAGTTTCAGATGCGTTGGAGGACTTGGAAG GGGTGGAATCCGTGGATGTAAACAAAAAGCAGCAAAGGGTAACGGTGAGTGGATACGTTGATCCAGAAGAGGTGTTGAAAGAAGTGAACAACACAGGAAAGAAAGCTGATGTTTGGCCATTTGTTCAGTACAACTTGGTAACTTTTCCATATGTTCGTGAGGCTTATGACATCAAAGCTCCTACTGGTTTCGTCAGGAACGTGCCTCAGGCACTCGGTGATCCCAAGTCTCCTGAAATGAAGCTTATGACCTTCTTCAATGATGATAACCCAAATGCATGTTCAATCATGTAA